The nucleotide window GACGAAGAAAGGTAGCAAGATGATAGCTTTACCCTGTGGTCATCTCTTGTGCTTGCTTTGTACAAAGAGCTATTTTAAAGCGTTAATCGAGGAAGGGAATTTGACCCGAGTCAGATGTCCAGAATGCGAGTACCAAGAGCTagatttgaacaagttaCAGAGCTATAGcgagatcaagaaggtcaTTTTTGAACCAACAATTCCGctagatttcttcaaaggtATATTATGCGATGAGATATGTCTGCGATACGCTGATTTATTCTATTCTCAGGCTGCCTCGAAGCTTTCACAACACTGTCTATACGCGTGCGTTACATGCAGACGATGTAATAAATGGTGtgtcaaagaagatctgAATGATTCGATGATAGAGTGCAAAAGCTGTGAATACGTATTTTGTTTCGACTGCTTACATTCATGGCACGGTTATGTTAACAGGTGTGGTAAGAAGGTAGAAATGCCTAGGAATGTCATCGAGGAATATGTGGAGTTGATGGATACCGTCAGTGAACGTAAAAGGGCTCTGGAAGCCAAATACGGTAAGAAGATTATCGAGCATGAGGCCAAGGACTTTTTAGCCGAACGAATGCTTGACTTGGCCgtagaagaagagggaTCCGACTTGCAAAGGTGTCCCAAGTGTCGAACAGTGGTCCAGAGAAGCGAGGGTTGTAACAAGATGAAATGTGCCATCTGCGATACAATGTTCTGCTACCTGTGTGCAGTGGATCTATACCCTGAGGACCCATATGCCCATTTCAAAAATCCCAAATCAGGATGCTACGCTCGTTTATTCGAAGGAATGCCAGGAGCTAGTTAATAATCAGATGGtaaatatatatatatattaATCTGTAAATATAGTGGAAAGCAGTTTTTACAACTAGTCTTTAGCTGTCAAGCGCTCGATGGCGCATTTGATGGCACTTGCAGACCGATCAAGTTCCGCACCTTTGCGGTCAAGCTGATGTTCTTTCAGTTTCATCCATTCTTCCGCTCGTCCAACGACAGTGGCTCCTGTCTGGGAGTCCTTCAGGAACACCGATCTTGCCACAAGTataatttcttgtaaagtTAGTAAAACGTAATGCTGAGTCTCTAGTAAATGTTTGATACATACTCGGTAAAGCTGATCGAGTTGAGTGAGGATTGTATCCACGTTTTTAGTGTACTCATCCATGACATTCGCGGAAATATCGTATAACTGGTCCCATTCCATCCTATACACATGGTCGCCGCCCACCCCTTCCTGTTTTGAAGCGGAATCTTTGATCAAAGCAGTGGCCTCCTTGATTCTGATCAGTATCTTATCCTTAAGAACCTGATCCTGAATCTGTTCCCCATATTTCTTAGTTTGCCActcggcggctaattcACTTAACCGGGGTACTTCAACGCCAGAACGCTTTAAAGACACTTGCTTTTGACTAGAACTTTTCCCATCCATTATTTAATAACTATCAAATTCCTGTTAGCCTGCTTTGACGCTTAGCTTTGTATGCTTAACTTTGTCAAGTGGCATTTAACGCTCAAGAAGGCCTTTTGAGTCCGAGTTAGGTTGGTAGCGCAATGACCATTTGGGACCCATCACTGTTATAAGCGTCAAATCTACCATTCTGAAGGTCCAGGATGCAATGTAAACTACAAAGGAGAGAAGTGCGACCAGtctaatgatgaattggatAAAAGAGAGGCGACGATCCTTGATCGAAATCGAAAGAGGCTCAAAATCATATCTAAAGAATATCCCCGGTACTGTTGTGGAGCCGCGTTTCGTACTCTTCTGGTCGAACTGGCGCTCACTGACAGCGTATTGGTTGGTGTCAACGTAAGCTCCCAATTTCTCATAGACCGTTGGGACAATTGATGTATCATAGAGGTATCCCATTAGACGATCCACGATGCTTATCTTGGCAGTGTTGTCGAGTGGATTGTCGATATATGGGAAGAAATCCCCATAAGAAAACTCGTTGATAACGTgtgagaaattgatctcCGAGACGGGCGctttctcaaagtcttgGTAGCCCCATCCTTTGGCTGTAATTTGAAGTTCTCCTGCCACTCTATTGACGGGCACGGAACCATATATATGGCATCCATCAAAGGTCACATCGCTTCCGAGACTTGCCTCTAGAACGCTGGGATCCATTCTTTCCCTGAATTGTGCCGGTATGGCTTCTCCCAATATTTCATCCAGATCTGGAGTTGctatcttcttcatatcGTTCACCATGGTGCCATAGGGAACGAAGAAGGGCATGTTTTGCATGCTTAACTCTTTGGACACAACTTTTCTGTCCATAGTTTTGTCTCTCACATTGATATGCAATAAGTTACAGGGCATATTCACATACATGTCCATGTTAATTTGGAATGTTTCCCTCACTTCGCCATCGACCTTGTACTGTTGGTCCACATATCCGCCGAAATAGCTTCCGAACTCGGTCCAGCACATGAATAGGAGGAACAAATAGGTCATTACCGAGCTAAGCCCTCCTTTGAACGATCTCTGTTGGTGAGTTTCATCAGTTTTGGCTATCCAGAAAGTCAATGGTTAGTAACATTCgttcattcaaaatcttgtaaGGCTAGGGCACATACGGAATGCATCAAAGGATCGTAATCCTGCCATGTTCTTTGAGCGAAAAGAGAGTTATGAAGCCTACCTAATAGATAGTATTGTTCTTAATTGTCGCTATTGATTGTCTATTAACTGTTCTTACACGCtggtaatttttcaactgcGCGTCTAATATGGCGAGCGATGAGAATTAAAGCCAATCGTTCTGGAAGCCTGGAGGTTCAATTTTAGCTTCCTTGGTCTCTTTCTCCCTTGCGCTGTAATGCCTGGCTATCAGGAATGCTAATGGTATGAGAATGATTTGGATTGCATACCGGATGCAACCTATAATAAACCCAGGTCCTAGGtttattttgatgatgTCCCATTTAGTTGATGATTGTAGTGGATCTTTCGATGGCTGGAGAGATCTGAGGGCCAGAAAATAGATTATCGTGCCCGTAAACGTTATTGTCGCCAAAGAAGCGAGTGCTGATATCATAATCTTTAACACTAATGGAATGATCCGAAGTTTAATTCCCATTGAAAGGGCTATGCCAAAGCATATCACGGCTGTTAAGAATAGTAAACTTGTTGACAGTTCACAAAGCTCTATGAGTAACAGAAATTTATTGGCCACTTTGAGAAGATATGCCATGTCCACACCTTTAGAGTAGCGAGAAGTTTTAGCGTCAGACTTAGAGCTCGCATAATCGTCTTTGGAAATGACTAGCTTTGAGAGTGCATTTCCTTGGTCTCCTCTCAAAAATCTTCTCAAGGATGAAAGAGCCAGATGATAGGTCAATACCATCGAATCTCCCAGTAAGCGAGTGTCGTTTTGGTGAGACGCAGATAACATACCCAATTGAATTCCTATGTCCCGCACTAGGATTCCCAGAACATCCATTCCACTACCCCAGTTTTGAACACAATACAGACGTTCTCCATGTCGTTTCTTGCAATAGCCGAAATAATTGACTTTGTAAACATTCTCTGAATCGAAGGTGTCGACCAACTTCTCTTCTCTGTAAATATCTGAATCTGTTAAGTCCCTA belongs to Torulaspora delbrueckii CBS 1146 chromosome 4, complete genome and includes:
- the GMC2 gene encoding Gmc2p (similar to Saccharomyces cerevisiae YLR445W; ancestral locus Anc_4.331), translating into MDGKSSSQKQVSLKRSGVEVPRLSELAAEWQTKKYGEQIQDQVLKDKILIRIKEATALIKDSASKQEGVGGDHVYRMEWDQLYDISANVMDEYTKNVDTILTQLDQLYRVCIKHLLETQHYVLLTLQEIILVARSVFLKDSQTGATVVGRAEEWMKLKEHQLDRKGAELDRSASAIKCAIERLTAKD
- the ERV41 gene encoding Erv41p (similar to Saccharomyces cerevisiae ERV41 (YML067C); ancestral locus Anc_4.330), which codes for MAGLRSFDAFPKTDETHQQRSFKGGLSSVMTYLFLLFMCWTEFGSYFGGYVDQQYKVDGEVRETFQINMDMYVNMPCNLLHINVRDKTMDRKVVSKELSMQNMPFFVPYGTMVNDMKKIATPDLDEILGEAIPAQFRERMDPSVLEASLGSDVTFDGCHIYGSVPVNRVAGELQITAKGWGYQDFEKAPVSEINFSHVINEFSYGDFFPYIDNPLDNTAKISIVDRLMGYLYDTSIVPTVYEKLGAYVDTNQYAVSERQFDQKSTKRGSTTVPGIFFRYDFEPLSISIKDRRLSFIQFIIRLVALLSFVVYIASWTFRMVDLTLITVMGPKWSLRYQPNSDSKGLLER
- the ITT1 gene encoding RBR-type E3 ubiquitin transferase (similar to Saccharomyces cerevisiae ITT1 (YML068W); ancestral locus Anc_4.332) codes for the protein MGERANLTDDLKILRDMYPEMKTCNDSHNEIMDSSKVTGILPFKVSLPEDITVTYNDQRLVLSELTEDSLKFTIDSTLYPDLRRGIKFTIESQWMSQRDQEKIRDAIYQEFGVFTDSSLDTFEPSTPTLMLLFGFLTSDIAKELFDCNERHCNSQEEFKLFAAISSVIEREKMERSNFDCCICMETKKGSKMIALPCGHLLCLLCTKSYFKALIEEGNLTRVRCPECEYQELDLNKLQSYSEIKKVIFEPTIPLDFFKGILCDEICLRYADLFYSQAASKLSQHCLYACVTCRRCNKWCVKEDLNDSMIECKSCEYVFCFDCLHSWHGYVNRCGKKVEMPRNVIEEYVELMDTVSERKRALEAKYGKKIIEHEAKDFLAERMLDLAVEEEGSDLQRCPKCRTVVQRSEGCNKMKCAICDTMFCYLCAVDLYPEDPYAHFKNPKSGCYARLFEGMPGAS
- the SMA2 gene encoding Sma2p (similar to Saccharomyces cerevisiae SMA2 (YML066C); ancestral locus Anc_4.329); translated protein: MLIFKRLIVWIILFVIALTQLLLYIPNFSCRGSSACLDQFNFSIIGSSSVTQDFINSIKEFLKLLSYLAIDMGWSRDLTDSDIYREEKLVDTFDSENVYKVNYFGYCKKRHGERLYCVQNWGSGMDVLGILVRDIGIQLGMLSASHQNDTRLLGDSMVLTYHLALSSLRRFLRGDQGNALSKLVISKDDYASSKSDAKTSRYSKGVDMAYLLKVANKFLLLIELCELSTSLLFLTAVICFGIALSMGIKLRIIPLVLKIMISALASLATITFTGTIIYFLALRSLQPSKDPLQSSTKWDIIKINLGPGFIIGCIRYAIQIILIPLAFLIARHYSAREKETKEAKIEPPGFQNDWL